A genome region from Megalobrama amblycephala isolate DHTTF-2021 linkage group LG18, ASM1881202v1, whole genome shotgun sequence includes the following:
- the LOC125252998 gene encoding C-C motif chemokine 3-like produces MRNYCLCFFIELLAVAFLQSGVLADDANTPGNCCFNYYARKIPIAKIASYTETRMDCSKPGVILVTQKNLRICVNPELSWVKSAIKMIDDRVF; encoded by the exons ATGCGTAATtattgtctttgtttttttattgaacTTCTGGCGGTTGCATTCCTGCAGTCTGGTGTACTGGCTGACG ATGCCAACACTCCAGGCAATTGCTGTTTTAATTATTATGCGAGAAAAATCCCCATCGCTAAAATTGCTTCCTACACAGAGACGAGAATGGATTGCTCCAAGCCTGGAGTCAT TCTTGTCACACAGAAGAATCTTCGTATCTGTGTGAACCCTGAGCTGAGCTGGGTAAAGAGTGCCATTAAAATGATCGATGACCGTGTTTTTTAG